In a genomic window of Candidatus Dormiibacterota bacterium:
- a CDS encoding LLM class flavin-dependent oxidoreductase has protein sequence MRVAIQLAAEQAPWDQLVAYVCEAERLGAEMCWVAEAWGCDAATPIGFLAARTERMHFGSGIMQLGARTPAMTAMTALTLARISGDRYCLGLGASGPQVMEGLHGIRHGAALGRMRETVEIIRLALAGERIEHRGTHFPLPLPGGEGRALRLSQPANPAIPIYLATLSPRMLELTGEVADGWLGTSFIPEAADTSFEPLAAGAARAGRSLAELDICQGAEVAFGDDVEGMVARRKPGLAFSLGGMGSATTNYYARAYARQGWAEVAAEVQRLWLEGRRDDAAAQVPDEMVLATTLIGTEAMVRERLRRWSAAGVTTVRLYPAGETLDARLATLGRAIEMIREIAATRA, from the coding sequence ATGCGGGTCGCCATCCAGCTCGCCGCCGAGCAGGCGCCCTGGGACCAGCTCGTCGCCTACGTCTGCGAGGCGGAGCGGCTCGGCGCCGAGATGTGCTGGGTCGCGGAGGCCTGGGGCTGCGACGCGGCCACGCCGATCGGCTTCCTCGCCGCCCGCACCGAGCGGATGCACTTCGGCTCGGGGATCATGCAGCTGGGCGCGCGCACCCCGGCGATGACCGCGATGACCGCGCTCACCCTGGCGAGGATCTCCGGCGACCGCTACTGCCTCGGCCTCGGCGCCTCCGGGCCGCAGGTGATGGAGGGCCTCCACGGCATCCGCCACGGCGCCGCCCTGGGGCGGATGCGCGAGACCGTCGAGATCATCCGCCTCGCCCTCGCCGGCGAGCGCATCGAGCACCGCGGCACCCACTTCCCCCTGCCCCTGCCAGGGGGCGAGGGCCGGGCACTGCGGCTCAGCCAGCCCGCCAACCCGGCGATCCCCATCTACCTCGCCACCCTGTCGCCGCGGATGCTCGAGCTCACCGGCGAGGTCGCCGACGGCTGGCTCGGCACCAGCTTCATCCCCGAGGCGGCGGACACCTCGTTCGAGCCGCTCGCCGCCGGCGCCGCCCGGGCGGGCAGGTCGCTCGCCGAGCTCGACATCTGCCAGGGCGCGGAGGTGGCCTTCGGCGACGACGTGGAGGGGATGGTCGCCCGCCGCAAGCCGGGACTCGCGTTCTCGCTCGGCGGCATGGGCTCGGCCACCACCAACTACTACGCCCGCGCCTACGCGCGCCAGGGCTGGGCCGAGGTGGCGGCGGAGGTGCAGCGGCTCTGGCTCGAGGGACGGCGCGACGACGCCGCCGCCCAGGTGCCCGACGAGATGGTGCTCGCCACCACCCTGATCGGCACCGAGGCGATGGTGCGGGAGCGGCTGCGGCGCTGGAGCGCGGCGGGGGTGACCACGGTGCGCCTCTACCCCGCGGGCGAGACCCTGGACGCGCGCCTCGCCACCCTGGGACGCGCGATCGAGATGATCCGGGAGATCGCCGCGACCCGCGCGTAG
- a CDS encoding SRPBCC family protein, with product MRYQEGPSTEAEIRVEAPPAAVWPLVCDIDLPGRFSTEFVRGEWHDGEGPALGARFTGHNHHDAIGDWHTGCTVVDFEPERRFGWAVGDPAHPSAQWRFELEPDGGGTRLRQWMRLGPAPSGLNAAIERMPDREERIIDRRLAEHRGNMEATLRGIKRLAETGSS from the coding sequence GTGAGGTACCAGGAGGGGCCTTCCACCGAGGCCGAGATCCGCGTCGAGGCCCCGCCGGCGGCGGTGTGGCCGCTGGTCTGCGACATCGACCTGCCCGGACGCTTCAGCACGGAGTTCGTCCGCGGCGAGTGGCACGACGGCGAGGGCCCGGCGCTCGGGGCCCGCTTCACCGGCCACAACCATCACGACGCCATCGGCGACTGGCACACCGGCTGCACCGTGGTCGACTTCGAGCCCGAGCGCCGCTTCGGCTGGGCGGTCGGCGACCCGGCGCACCCGTCGGCGCAGTGGCGCTTCGAGCTCGAGCCCGACGGCGGCGGCACCCGGCTGCGCCAGTGGATGCGGCTCGGTCCCGCCCCCTCCGGCCTCAACGCCGCGATCGAGCGGATGCCCGACAGGGAGGAGCGGATCATCGACCGGCGGCTGGCCGAGCACCGCGGCAACATGGAGGCCACGCTGCGGGGCATCAAGAGGCTGGCCGAGACGGGTTCGTCCTGA